A region of Desulfobacterales bacterium DNA encodes the following proteins:
- a CDS encoding carboxymuconolactone decarboxylase family protein has protein sequence MSKTVVEKTKETAALYFKDVSGERPFELWKAFDKDLAKDLSLFITGQMYAREKIPHQTRQLVTVAALTVLSRPDELNLHIQAALNVGCTPQEIAEVIFQTAVYGGVPATNEALKELRAVLTERGQWPLR, from the coding sequence TTGAGCAAAACAGTCGTTGAAAAAACAAAAGAGACGGCAGCCCTTTACTTTAAGGATGTTTCCGGTGAAAGGCCTTTTGAACTGTGGAAGGCGTTTGACAAGGATTTGGCAAAAGATTTGTCCCTGTTTATTACCGGCCAGATGTATGCCCGGGAAAAAATACCCCATCAAACCCGGCAGCTGGTTACGGTTGCCGCTTTGACGGTGCTTTCCCGCCCGGATGAACTGAACCTGCATATTCAGGCGGCCTTGAATGTGGGCTGCACCCCGCAGGAGATTGCAGAAGTCATTTTTCAAACGGCTGTTTATGGCGGTGTGCCTGCCACGAACGAGGCCTTGAAGGAGCTCCGGGCGGTGTTGACCGAAAGAGGCCAGTGGCCGCTTCGATAG